ATTAATTTCTCAAACATTATTAATGAATCATTTGAATCAAGTCACGTTTGGGAAAAGTTAAAAATGCCTTTATTAGTATTTCACGTTTATAAAAAAAATGAGGACCCTAGAAATTACAAAGTTAGCAATGTAAATATTGTTCAATATACAAATTCTGAGATTGCTCAAATTAGAGATGACTGGAATCTTGTTAAAAATAAGGTTGCTAATGGTAAAGCTCACGAAATATCCGGTGGAGACACACTGTTTCTTGAGGCAGCAACAACAGGTGGTAAAAACCAAAAATATGTAGCTCAACCTTTTTCAGATGAACTTGCGCACCCTAGAAGATTCGCTTTAAAACCAGCCTTCGTAACAACACTTCTTAAAAAAGATGAGTTTTTTATTCAAGATAAAGTCAAAGTAGAAGAAGAGAAACCTGTTGAACAAATTGTTGCTCCACAAGAGTTTTTATTGAAAAAATTAGAAGAGTTTAAAGATATATCACTTGAAGATACTATTGCAATGCTTGGGATTGAAAAAAGCACACAAAAAAACTTTATTTCCAAAGTATCAAAAAAGCTAGTCGAGAAAATACTTCTAGATGAGTATTCGGAGAACATCTTTGAAAGCCTTGAGTTGATTCACAAAACCTGCAGAGTATTTGATGGAAAGCTTAAAGAAAATATCTCATTTCCATATATGAAATACGATGAGCTTGTTCAGCAGGAGTGGGAGGAATCAGACTTCCATCAGATTATTGAGTCAAAATTTATGTTTGTATTTTGGGAGAATATAAATGATAAGTTTTATTTAAAAAAAATTACATTTTGGAATGCGCCTCCAAAAGAAGTTTTAGAAGCAAAACGCATATGGGAGAAAACCAAGCAATTAATTCTTGATAAGCAAGCTGATAACTTACCTAAAACTAAAGAATCTTATTTTGTTCACGTAAGACCTCACGGTCGTGATAGTAATGATAAATACCCTACTCATTATGGTGTTGATGTTAAAAAACAAAGTTTTTGGATACATAAAAAATACATTGAGGAAAATATATTAAATAATGAATAACTCATTTGAAAATGAAATGCTTCAAATAAATAGTGAGTGGAAAAGCAATTCAAGAATTTATGGTGAGGTAATTGAACTGTGGGTGGAAAACAATATCCCTTGTAATTGTGGTGGGAAACTAATTACACAACCGGCAAATCAGAAGTCTATTGACTGTATATGCAATCAGTGTGGAAGAAATATTCAAATAAAATCAAGTGCAAAACCCTTTTCAATTAATAGAAACAACAAACTAAAAATCTTAGGAGCTGAATACACCACAACACTGAACTCAATAAACAGTGAAGTTGAGTGGGATTTGATGTTAGTTCAATATGATAAAGAACATCATACTGTTTTAGATATCAAATTAATTGAGGCTAAGAATATTAGAGCTGAGAATGTTATACCGCGAAAACCACTTGGACCAAATGCACGAAGAGCTGGGTGGCAAGGTTGTTATCTTGAATTTGATGCTGAGGTCATTGCAGAAATAATTTAATTAAATAAGTGTCCGTAAACATCAAATGTAGTTTTAATACTCGTGTGTCCTAACATTTTAGAAATCTCAAATGGATGTTTGTTGTCTTTAATTGCGAGAGCTACTGCTGTATGCCTTAAGTCGTGAAACCTAAAAGGTTCTCCAATTGATGCTTTAACTGCTGGCTGAAAGTATCTATTTCTAAAATTACCAGCCTGCATCCTGCTCTCTTTAATGCTCGGAAACACAGGACCCTCTTTGAGATTTAAAAAATAATTCAATAACTCAGTAGGTATATCAATTGTTCTAATGCTTCTTTTTGTTTTTGGGTGGGTAATCTCAGCTTTACCATTTATCAAAGTAAGAGATTTTGTAATCTTTATCTTATTATCAGTAATATCTGATGTTTCTAAAGCAAACAACTCGCCTTTTCTTAGTCCTGTAAGTCCCGCAAACAAAATAAGCTCTTTGTATTGAGGGTTAATGCAGTCAGAAAGCCAATTCAATTCATCTTTTGTAAGAAACCTCTGTTCTTTATATTCGGGTGGAGACACGCTTGAGCGAACAAGGGATGTCTTACAGGGGTTTTTTACAATCATTTCCTCTTCAATAGCAGTATTAAATATTCTTGAAAGTAAGTTCAATACTTTTCTCTGCGTTTCAGAGGAATAATCTAGCTTCTGTAAATGGAATAAAAAGTCAACTATATCAGTTGGTCTAACCGCATCTAATTTTTTGGAACCAAAATATGGAACAATTAACTTCTGATACATCAACTTATGTTGTATTTTTGTTGACTCCCTATTGGATTGTTTTGAATATCCTATAGTTTCCAACCAATCTTGAATTAATGTTTGTCCTGCAAAAGGACTTGTATATCTATTAGTTAATAGCTCTGCTTCAATAATTTTTTTAAACTTTACCGCATCAGACTTATTTTGGAATGTTTTCTGTCTCTTTCTGCCATTAGGCTCATACCAGTAAACAGATGGTCTTTTAGTAGTAGGGTGTTCCCTTATTGCTGCCATATAGTAAATATAGAACTGTCATATGACATTTCACTCAAAAACAAACCTATATAAATGGTTTAGATTTATAATTCACCCTAAGTAATGGCAAAGAAGAAAATAATGGCTTGCTGAAACACTGCAAGTAAAGCCGAACGAGGCACAACACAACACTAAGCTATTAGCTCTATTTAACGGTGGGAATCCGTCTTCTTTCTTAACGGAAAGATGACGTATGCAATTAGAAAATGGATTTGTTCAAGTCCCACTTATCGTAAGACACGACAGAAATGTAAAGCCGGGTATGTTATTTACTTACATAACAATTAGAGGACATAGGAATAACGACGACCCTTTAGGTTGTTTTCCCGGACTAGATATTTTAGCTTTTGAAACTGGATTCCAAAAAGAAACGGTATCACGACATATTCAAAAATTAAAAGAATTGGGTCATTTAAAAGTGATTCATCGTTATGACAATTCAAACATATACGGTTTTCCTTCAGAAACTAAAAAGTGCAATTGTCTTGAGCTCTGTAATCGAAGCACTATAAAAAAAGGTATCTATATGGATTACTGTATAGAGCATTTAGATGAACTTAGGTTTGACGAAGAGGAACTCGGGGTTATGTATAAGAATATATATGACAAAAACCCAAAGATAGAAGATTTAGAACGTTTTATTAAGGATATTGAGCTAGCAAAAGAGTTAAAAGTGGATAAAAATGATGATAAATCTGTATGAAATGTCAATCTAACTATATCCAATAACTATATCCATTAGTGATAGTGAATTGCTTATAGCGTCGCAAAACTATTTAACAAATTAGATGAAATATCTAACTTTTATCGGTCTTATTTTGAAATTTGTAAGATAA
Above is a window of Flavobacteriales bacterium DNA encoding:
- a CDS encoding site-specific integrase; protein product: MAAIREHPTTKRPSVYWYEPNGRKRQKTFQNKSDAVKFKKIIEAELLTNRYTSPFAGQTLIQDWLETIGYSKQSNRESTKIQHKLMYQKLIVPYFGSKKLDAVRPTDIVDFLFHLQKLDYSSETQRKVLNLLSRIFNTAIEEEMIVKNPCKTSLVRSSVSPPEYKEQRFLTKDELNWLSDCINPQYKELILFAGLTGLRKGELFALETSDITDNKIKITKSLTLINGKAEITHPKTKRSIRTIDIPTELLNYFLNLKEGPVFPSIKESRMQAGNFRNRYFQPAVKASIGEPFRFHDLRHTAVALAIKDNKHPFEISKMLGHTSIKTTFDVYGHLFN
- a CDS encoding helix-turn-helix domain-containing protein; protein product: MQLENGFVQVPLIVRHDRNVKPGMLFTYITIRGHRNNDDPLGCFPGLDILAFETGFQKETVSRHIQKLKELGHLKVIHRYDNSNIYGFPSETKKCNCLELCNRSTIKKGIYMDYCIEHLDELRFDEEELGVMYKNIYDKNPKIEDLERFIKDIELAKELKVDKNDDKSV